A genomic window from Silene latifolia isolate original U9 population chromosome Y, ASM4854445v1, whole genome shotgun sequence includes:
- the LOC141630156 gene encoding uncharacterized protein LOC141630156: MKFMKQLLTKNQSLEPVQSVAFTEESSSYLTQTVPRKLADPGSFSVPCSIGTFPIEKALCDLGAIISVMPLNLAKKLGLTKFVVTNMTVQMANRSTVQPIEVLEDIPVK; this comes from the coding sequence atgaaattcatgaagcagcttttaaCTAAAAATCAGTCACTTGAGCCTGTCCAGTCCGTGGCTTTTACTGAGGAGTCTAGCTCCTATTTGACCCAAACTGTCCCCCGAAAGTTAGCTGACCCAGGGAGTTTTTCTGTCCCTTGTTCTATTGGAACCTTTCCCatagagaaagccttatgtgatttgGGGGCTATCATTAGTGTCATGCCCTTAAATCTAGCAAAGAAATTAGGCTTGACTAAATTTGTCGTgaccaacatgactgttcagatggctaATCGCTCTACGGTCCAGCCAATagaagtcttagaggacattcctgtcaaatag